From the genome of Candidatus Buchananbacteria bacterium, one region includes:
- a CDS encoding type II secretion system protein, with protein MSGNKQKNQGFTLIEMLVVLGIFSILMVVIVNVFLLALNSQRQSSLRQQTLANLRYVAETIVRKIRTSEIDYSYVYDGDGETGIAGFEQELSLIDQDGNNYIFYLSGGEVKLLANGQESAMTDVNEVKIVSLRFYIDPVTNPFAEERCNDSLKPAANGCLNNTISCTVNDNSGLTGFCICNPDADVLSSCGTQSCDDAALGGADDNLGLCLPFDVQPRVTMVLGFESVGGKPEDQKRIFLQTTTSSRVYKR; from the coding sequence ATGAGTGGAAATAAACAAAAAAACCAAGGGTTCACCCTGATTGAGATGCTAGTTGTTCTTGGTATTTTTTCGATACTAATGGTGGTGATTGTAAATGTTTTTTTATTGGCGCTTAATTCTCAGCGCCAGTCTTCACTTCGCCAGCAGACCCTGGCAAATTTGCGGTATGTTGCCGAGACGATTGTCCGTAAAATCCGGACATCGGAAATTGATTATAGTTATGTATATGACGGCGATGGTGAAACCGGGATTGCCGGTTTTGAACAAGAATTGTCGTTGATTGATCAGGACGGCAATAATTATATTTTTTATTTATCCGGCGGCGAAGTGAAATTATTAGCAAATGGCCAGGAGTCGGCAATGACTGATGTTAATGAAGTAAAAATTGTCAGCCTGCGTTTTTATATTGATCCGGTGACAAATCCGTTTGCCGAGGAAAGGTGCAACGACTCATTAAAACCGGCGGCGAATGGCTGTTTGAACAATACAATCAGTTGTACGGTCAATGATAATTCCGGTCTGACGGGATTTTGCATTTGTAACCCGGACGCTGATGTGTTGTCTTCATGCGGGACACAAAGCTGCGATGACGCCGCATTGGGAGGCGCCGACGACAACCTCGGTCTTTGTTTGCCGTTTGATGTCCAGCCGAGGGTAACAATGGTTTTGGGGTTTGAATCAGTTGGCGGCAAACCTGAAGATCAAAAAAGAATTTTCCTTCAAACCACGACATCAAGCCGTGTGTATAAGCGTTAA
- a CDS encoding type II secretion system protein, with protein sequence MKQTTSRGFTLIDLMVAAVIIIIMFSYVLANFRTAQFSGEIDVSNKRLVNLFKVARNYSLGGQLLANQSFPDGGYGVYLNLNSPSTAQMYAALDQSANGFSDGELIPAQTLNFKDITLIDLCGAVTDEITTLPCQSGWEDAGNYLEVIFDETGGAVANYDAGSDFKHIGGVIKSSRTNQQAFFMVSLLSGGVTGNLYDRRD encoded by the coding sequence ATGAAACAGACTACTTCGCGCGGATTTACGCTTATTGATCTGATGGTGGCGGCTGTTATCATCATTATTATGTTTAGCTATGTGCTGGCTAATTTTCGGACAGCGCAATTCAGCGGCGAGATTGACGTTTCAAACAAGCGGCTAGTTAATCTTTTTAAAGTCGCTCGTAACTACAGTTTGGGGGGTCAGCTATTAGCTAATCAGTCTTTTCCTGACGGTGGATATGGTGTTTATTTGAATTTGAATTCGCCTAGTACGGCGCAGATGTATGCAGCTTTAGATCAGTCAGCAAACGGTTTTTCGGATGGTGAATTGATTCCAGCACAAACGCTTAATTTTAAAGATATTACCCTCATTGATTTATGTGGTGCGGTTACTGACGAGATTACGACATTACCGTGTCAAAGCGGCTGGGAAGACGCGGGCAATTATTTGGAAGTAATTTTTGACGAGACTGGCGGCGCAGTCGCCAATTATGACGCCGGCAGCGATTTTAAGCATATTGGAGGGGTAATAAAAAGTTCCCGTACTAATCAGCAGGCATTTTTTATGGTTTCATTGTTGAGCGGGGGCGTAACCGGAAATTTATATGACCGTCGGGATTAA
- a CDS encoding prepilin peptidase: MFESILFIFGLIIGSFLNVVIARLGKKKSFWSGRSECPKCKYQINWYDNIPVISFIILRGRCRNCHQSISWQYPMVELATALMFVWIYTVFGLGAKFFIYSVFSSFLMVLFVYDLKHYLILDRVSVPAMIVAFLGNIYLGAGLADLLLGSAIGAGFFAAQYFISGGRWVGDGDIRLGAVMGLMLGWKFVLVALFIAYLTGATVGVFLMMLKKKKMSSEVPFGPFLTLATFITMLYGRELINWYFNLFYR; this comes from the coding sequence ATGTTTGAGTCTATATTATTTATTTTTGGTTTGATTATCGGTAGTTTTTTGAACGTTGTTATTGCTCGGCTTGGCAAAAAAAAATCTTTTTGGTCCGGACGGTCAGAGTGCCCAAAATGCAAATATCAGATAAATTGGTATGACAACATCCCGGTTATTAGTTTTATCATTTTGCGCGGACGGTGCCGAAATTGTCATCAATCAATTTCTTGGCAGTACCCCATGGTTGAATTAGCCACTGCTTTGATGTTTGTTTGGATTTATACAGTGTTTGGTTTGGGTGCTAAATTTTTTATTTATTCAGTTTTCTCCTCTTTTTTGATGGTTTTATTTGTTTATGACCTGAAGCATTATTTGATTTTGGACCGGGTGAGCGTTCCGGCGATGATTGTGGCATTTTTGGGGAATATCTATCTTGGGGCCGGGCTTGCGGATTTGCTATTGGGGTCCGCAATAGGTGCCGGTTTTTTTGCAGCCCAGTATTTTATTTCAGGCGGACGATGGGTTGGTGATGGAGATATCAGGCTCGGTGCAGTAATGGGATTAATGCTTGGCTGGAAATTTGTACTTGTTGCCTTGTTTATTGCTTATTTGACTGGCGCGACAGTTGGCGTCTTTTTAATGATGTTGAAAAAAAAGAAAATGTCTTCGGAAGTTCCATTTGGTCCGTTTTTAACATTAGCAACCTTTATTACCATGCTGTACGGCCGGGAATTAATTAATTGGTATTTTAATTTATTCTATCGATGA
- a CDS encoding type II secretion system protein, whose amino-acid sequence MKGGEKMKKRGFTLIELLVVIAIIGLLSTLAVVALNSAREKARDAKRVADIKQVQTALELYFNDSSSYPVDDGDGYTLGTDVTCLGSGGFDTTCADPIYMGLVPSNPTPGGAAYTYESVAAGGGGNCTSEPCPSYNITFTLEGQTGGLTGTAHTATPDGIQ is encoded by the coding sequence ATGAAAGGAGGTGAAAAGATGAAAAAACGAGGTTTTACTCTTATTGAATTGTTGGTGGTTATTGCCATTATTGGTTTACTGTCAACATTGGCGGTAGTAGCTTTAAATTCGGCCCGAGAAAAGGCCAGAGACGCGAAGCGCGTTGCCGACATTAAACAAGTTCAGACAGCGCTGGAGCTTTATTTCAATGATAGCAGCAGTTACCCGGTTGATGACGGTGACGGTTACACTTTAGGTACGGATGTTACCTGTCTTGGTTCCGGTGGCTTTGATACTACTTGTGCTGACCCGATTTATATGGGTTTGGTTCCTTCAAACCCAACGCCGGGCGGTGCGGCATACACGTATGAATCAGTAGCGGCCGGTGGCGGCGGAAACTGTACTTCCGAACCCTGTCCGTCATACAATATTACTTTCACGCTTGAGGGGCAAACCGGTGGTTTGACCGGAACCGCTCACACGGCTACTCCCGATGGTATTCAGTAA
- a CDS encoding DUF2723 domain-containing protein → MKTLLRKNFIGASLVFTAVMAVYLLTLAPTITNEDGPEFVTAIHVLGIPHPPGFPLYLLIGKIFSFIPFGTLGWRINLMSAVFGALTAVMLYLIIQKTISRYVISFLVSLLLPFSLIFWSQSVTAEVYTLNTFFVALLIYLLMIWQQDQKDKYLYWFSLLYGLCLTNHTMSIVLAPAFTLFILLVNKKIIFNWRLIVKMFGLFCLGLSVYLYIPIRAWQQAVYNWGPITTWQDVVAHITRAKYGDLNPFSSSYSKTGIVLSFLYDIYRQFFWPTIILAAGGVVYFWKKNMPLAALTVGIFLLNSFGLIYLRKYGFALGIDHTYRVYYLPAYFVLVWWLAIIIDYLYQFLLNTIKNNAKLKAVVQATLLIILLSLPVSFVAMNFGQNDLSDYWLTYDYTKGLLSSLEPNSIYYFAYDGSLQTDTEIFALIYFKMVENFRPDVDIISEQNFFYKTVNVKIPDEHYKLSFEDRRRTFFTMVDSVKDRPLYANYPLTSENNNEKKFSLPNGYAYRAYPSLAEARRANQQYYFGTMRNLLEVKDLIHQNPADDGLIGHYFYNLAAIYLVEGDRVKSQDYLVKAIDFDTAPFNHEYHRFIQYRKEWSGN, encoded by the coding sequence ATGAAGACTTTATTACGCAAAAATTTTATTGGTGCCAGTCTGGTTTTTACCGCTGTGATGGCGGTGTATTTACTTACGCTGGCTCCGACCATTACAAACGAAGACGGTCCGGAGTTTGTGACCGCCATTCATGTATTGGGAATTCCTCACCCGCCTGGGTTTCCGCTGTATCTGTTGATTGGTAAAATTTTTTCGTTTATTCCTTTCGGCACATTGGGTTGGAGGATTAATTTAATGTCAGCAGTTTTCGGCGCGCTGACAGCTGTTATGCTGTATTTGATAATTCAAAAAACAATCAGCCGATATGTTATTTCTTTTTTAGTCAGTTTGTTGTTGCCGTTTAGCCTGATTTTTTGGTCGCAAAGCGTGACGGCGGAAGTGTATACATTAAACACTTTTTTTGTCGCTTTACTGATTTACCTACTAATGATATGGCAACAAGACCAAAAAGATAAATACTTGTATTGGTTTTCGCTACTATATGGTCTTTGCTTGACTAATCATACGATGTCAATTGTTTTAGCCCCGGCGTTTACTTTGTTTATTTTGTTAGTTAATAAAAAAATCATTTTTAACTGGCGGTTAATTGTTAAAATGTTTGGGTTGTTTTGTCTTGGATTGTCGGTGTATTTATATATTCCGATCCGAGCGTGGCAACAAGCGGTTTATAATTGGGGACCGATTACTACCTGGCAAGATGTTGTTGCACACATTACCAGGGCTAAATATGGCGATCTTAATCCTTTCAGTAGCTCCTATTCCAAGACGGGCATTGTGTTGTCATTTTTGTATGATATTTACCGGCAGTTTTTTTGGCCAACAATTATTCTAGCGGCCGGCGGCGTAGTGTACTTTTGGAAGAAAAATATGCCGTTGGCAGCTCTAACGGTCGGCATTTTTTTACTTAACAGCTTTGGTCTGATTTATTTAAGAAAATACGGTTTTGCATTAGGAATAGACCACACGTACCGAGTGTACTATTTGCCGGCTTATTTTGTTTTAGTCTGGTGGCTAGCCATTATTATTGATTATCTATATCAATTTCTACTAAATACTATTAAGAACAACGCCAAGCTTAAGGCGGTAGTCCAAGCTACTTTATTGATTATCTTATTAAGCCTGCCGGTCAGCTTTGTGGCAATGAATTTTGGACAAAATGATTTAAGCGATTATTGGTTGACGTATGATTATACCAAGGGTCTGTTGTCCAGCCTGGAACCAAACAGCATTTATTATTTTGCCTACGACGGAAGCCTACAGACCGATACGGAAATTTTTGCGCTGATTTACTTTAAGATGGTTGAAAATTTCCGGCCCGATGTTGATATTATTTCAGAGCAAAATTTCTTTTATAAAACCGTTAACGTTAAAATTCCTGATGAACACTATAAGTTGAGTTTTGAAGATCGCCGCCGCACGTTTTTCACCATGGTTGACAGCGTTAAAGACCGGCCGCTATATGCCAACTATCCATTAACAAGTGAAAATAATAACGAAAAAAAGTTTTCGCTGCCAAACGGCTATGCCTATCGTGCTTATCCGTCGCTGGCAGAGGCACGGCGAGCTAATCAACAGTACTATTTTGGGACAATGCGAAATCTTTTAGAGGTTAAAGATTTGATTCATCAGAACCCGGCTGATGACGGATTAATTGGCCACTATTTTTATAACTTGGCGGCCATTTATTTAGTGGAAGGTGATCGTGTTAAATCACAAGATTATTTGGTAAAAGCGATTGATTTTGACACGGCGCCGTTTAATCATGAATATCACCGGTTTATCCAATATCGCAAGGAATGGTCTGGTAATTAG